In Procambarus clarkii isolate CNS0578487 chromosome 38, FALCON_Pclarkii_2.0, whole genome shotgun sequence, the genomic window ttctcACTTCCCTTTTTCTGCTCGGGTTTTTCCTGTTTATCaacttccctctttctgtccctTTTGCGTTTTCTATTCCCCCCGTTTCTATCCTTTATTTTTATACCCCATTCCTCCCTGTTTTATACCCCATTCCTCCCTGTTTTATACCCCATCAAAATCAtctgtgtacaggttcctgagcctgttgggctctatcatatctacacttgaaactgtgtatggagtcagcctccaccacatcactgcctaatgcattccacctgttaactactctgacactgaaaaaagttctttctaacgtctctgtggctcatttgggtactcagtttccacctgtgtccccttgttcgcgcaccaccagtgttgaatagtttatccttgtttaccctgtcaatacccctgaggattttgtaggtagtgatcatgtctctccttactcttctgtcttccagtgtcgtaaggtgcatctctcgcagcctttcctcgtaactcatgcctcttagttcggggactagtctagtggcatacctctgaactttttccagctccatcttgtgcttgacaaggtacgggctccatgctggggccgcatactccaggattggtcttacatatgtggtatacaagattctgaatgattccttacacaggctcctgaacgctgttctgatgttagccagcctcgcatataccgcagacgttattctctttatgtgggcttcaggagacaggtttggtgtgacatcaactcctagatctttctctctgtccgtttcatgaaggacgtcgtctcccattctgtatcctgtgtctggccttctgtttccggcgccagtttcattactttgcatttactcgggttgaacttgagcagccatttgttggactattcattcaatctgtctaggtcgtcctgtagcctcctactatcatcctctgtttcaatcctcctcataatttttgcaatatcagcaaacattgagagaaacgattctataccctctgggagatcatttacatatatcagaaacagtataggtccaaggactgactcctgcgggactccactcataacgtctcgccaatctgagacctcacctctcacagtgactcgttgtctcctgttgcttaggtactcccttatccaatggattaccttccctttcactccagcctgcatctccagctttttcactagcctcttgtgtggtactgtgtcaaagactttctggcaatccaaaaatatgcagtctgcccacccttctctttcttgccttatttttgttgcctggtcgtagaattcaagtaaccctgtgaggcaggacctgccatccctgaacccatgttgatgctgtgttacaaagttccttcgctccagatgttccactagctttcttcacacaatcttctccatcagcttgcatggtatgcaggttagggacactgacctgtagttcagtgcctcctgtctatcccctttcttgtatatcgggactacgttagctgctttccaaatatctggcagtttccctgttgccagtgatttgttatacactatggagagtggcaggcacagttcttctgctccttcctttagtatccaaggggagattccatctgggcctatagcctttgtcacatccatctcTAGCTAGGTGAATAGCTGCACCAGGTGAAAGGGAACATTATTCAAATATTTCCGTCCTGCCAGGGGAAACTGAACCAGcgatctgtctgtctctcactctctctctctctctctctctctctctctctctctctctctctctctctctctctctctctctctctctctctctctctctctctctctctctcgtaatatTTGTAATCAATGtgttgcatgtatatatatatgcttatgtAGCATATATGTGCGTATGTAAGTACATAATTATAAATACATACAATTAATCAGGGAATATAGAATTCTGGGGATTTTTCTTGTAAACCGTTTACTTCTGATCATATATTAACTCCGCTGAGGTTAACCTTTCAACTGTACGCCACAATTGCTCGTGTCTTGGCAGAATACAAATGGCTtgtcttggagatgttgttgttgttgttaaagattcgctacctggaatgaagttccaagtagcacgggctatggtgagcccctcttGGAGATGAAGCAGGTACGTGTATAATCTCACGCCCCAAGACATCCTGCATCTTGAAATTCATAGATGCTCTTCTGCAGGTCAGATTGGAAGTTCGCGAATGACGCACGCGAAGCGCATTTCACCGGTGTGAAGTATGGAATCTGGACCGCCATCAGGGAGGCGTTGGGTGCCTCTGAACCTTCTATTATCGACGTTCTTTTGTCTCCTCTGGTCTGGCGGGGGCTGTGAATTCCTTTAACCCAGATGGAGTGTCTCAGGGAGTCTTGGGAGGAGAGTTCGATCCCATTCAATTACTTCAATATTGTTCCAAGGTTggatttttttgtgtttattgttttatggcgCCAGTTGTGTTGTCTGGAATATGGGTCATGGGCCCTAGTGCGGCTCATTGTGATCAGTGTCCTGTGTACTCTCTAGTGCACTGTTGTACTCTAGCACTGTTGCACTCTAGTGCACTGTTGTACTCTCTAGCACTGTTGCACTCTCTAGCACTGTTGCACTCTCTAGCACTGTTGCACTCTCTAGCACTGTTGCACTCTCTAGCACTGTTGCACTCTCTAGCACTATTGCACTCTCTTGCACTGTTGCACTCTCTTGCACTGTTGTACTCTCTTGCACTGTTGTACTCTCTTGCACTGTTGCACTCTCTTGCACTGTTGCACTCTCTAGCACTGGTGTACTCTCTTGCACTGTTGCACTCTCTTGCACTGTTGCACTCTCTTGCACTGTTGCACTCTCTTGCACTGTTGCACTCTCTTGCACTGTTGCACTCTCTAGCACTGTTGCACTCTCTTGCACTGTTGCACTCTCTTGCACTGTTGCACTCTCTTGCACTGTTGCACTCTTGCACTGTTGCACTCTCTTGCACTGTTGCACTCTCTTGCACTGTTGCACTCTCTTGCACTGTTGCACTCTCTAGCACTGTTGCACTCTCTTGCACTGTTGCACTCTCTTGCACTGTTGCACTCTCTAGCACTGGTGTACTCTCTTGCACTGTTGCACTCTCTTGCACTGTTGCACTCTCTTGCACTGTTGCACTCTCTTGCACTGTTGCACTCTCTAGCACTGTTGCACTCTCTTGCACTGTTGCACTCTCTTGCACTGTTGCACTCTCTTGCACTGTTGCACTCTCTTGCACTGTTGCACTCTCTTGCACTGTTGCACTCTCTAGCACTGTTGTACTCTCTAGCACTGTTGCACTCTCTTGCACTGTTGCACTCTCTTGCACTGTTGCACTCTCTAGCACTGTTGTACTCTCTTGCACTGTTGCACTCTCTTGCACTGTTGCACTCTCTAGCACTGTTGCACTCTCTAGCACTGTTGCACTCTCTTGCACTGTTGCACTCTCTTGCACTGTTGTACTCTCTAGCACTGTTGCACTCTCTTGCACTGTTGCACTATCTTGCACTGTTGCACTCTCTTGCACTGTTGCACTCTCTTGCACTGTTGCACTCTCTAGCACTGGTGTACTCTCTTGCACTGTTGCACTCTCTAGCACTGTTGCACTCTCTTGCACTGTTGCACTCTCTTGCACTGTTGCACTCTCTTGCACTGTTGCACTCTCTTGCACTGTTGCACTCTCTTGTGTATTCTCATTGATATTGTTGGTGAGATCATGTCTGTTATGATCAGCATTTGTAACTTTCCTCTTTCCTGCCAGAGATATCTTGAACAAATTACTCCAGTCTCGAAATGCTGAGGAAACCTTTCAACAGATGCCACCATTGGTCAATGAATCATCATCAGATACAGAGTGgtgatgctctctctctctctctctctctctctctctctctctctctctctctctctctctctctctctctctctctctctctctctgtctctctgtctctctgtctctctctctgtctgtctgtctctctctgtctctctctctctctctctctctctctctctctctctctctctctctctctctctctgtctctctctctctctctctctctctctctgtctgtctgtctgtctctctctctctctctctctctctctctctctctctctctcgtaactCATAAATCTTCTTAAATTTGTGTGCAAGGCGAGTATATATATAAGATGTTGAGCAGGATCTTATCGAGGTAGGAGGAGTTAGGGAGTGGAGGTTGACGTGGTtgtacttggtggaggaggagctgctcctTCAGGTGTTCTCGGAATAAGTGGACAGGTGTATTTAGAGTAAGAGGATGGGCGTGTGGCCCAGCTCGTCCTCCTAAGGCTCCCCATCGTCAAGAAACTGACGTACTGAAGTGCCTttttcctaacctgccagaggacccaaaacagaaaacgggagagtgtgtcactttcgccagccgcttccattttgtagtacgacgatttttattCTAATATTAGGCCTAGACAACTAGGCCTAATATTAGAATGGGAAAAGATGAACtagggttaccttgagatgatttcggggcttagcgtccccgcggcccggtcctcgaccaggcctcttttttgttacacacccccaggaagcagcccgtagcagctgtctaactcccaggtacctatttactgctaggtaaacaggtacattagagtgaaagaaactctgttcatttgtttcctccactgggggatcgaacccagaagttcaggactacgaatcccgagtgctgtccactcagccgtcaggcccctgacAGGGGTGGAAGCCAGTACACGTGGGCGTGGGTGGAAGCCAGTACACGTGGGCGTGGGTGGAAGCCAGTACACGTGGGCGTGGGTGGAAGCCAGTACAcgtgggcgtgggggggggggttgaggatgGCTTCATATAAAAGTCAAATCAATCTACAATCTTAAAACAAAGTATGGTAAGAAATACTTACTCTGAAAGGCAATCAGCCGCCGGAAAGGCGTGGTCCAAGAGCTTAAGCTCGATCCAGGCATTCCCAAAGAGGTGGGTAAAAAAACAGgtgagcatacacacacacacacacacacacacacacacacatggagtatgcagccccagcatggagtccatatctagtcaaggataagactaaactggaaaaggttcaaaggtttgccaccagactagtacccgagctgagaggtatgagctacgaggagagactacgggaattaaacctcacttcgctggaagacagaagagttaggggggacatgatcaccacattcaagattctgaaggggattgatagggtagataaagacagtctatttaacacaaggggcacacgtactaggggacacaggtggaaactgagtgcccaaatgagccacagagatattagaaagaacttttttagtgtcagagtggttgacaaatggaatgcattaggaagtgatgtggtggaggctgactccatacacagtttcaagtgtagatatgacagagcccgataggctcaggaatctgtacacctgttgattgacggttgagaggcgggaccaaagagccaaagctcaacccctgcaaacacaactaggtgagtacaactaggtgagtacacacacacacacacacacacacacacacacacacacacacacacacacacacacacacacacacatacacacacacacgagatgaACAAACATGAATGAATAAATGCCATCTGCTTCCTTCATGAAAATcgtgtgaatgaatgaatggtgTGGTTCTACACAAGAGGAGTAGGAGGGGGGGTGTATGGAAGAAGGAGGGGGGATTTGGggcgagaggggtgggggggcatACATAATGAGTATACATCAGTATACATCAGCATACATCAGCAACGAGCATTCCCACACCACATATGATGGTGTTAAGAATGGAGGAGTGTGTGTATAGATTCCTGTATATCATCccaggagaggaggggggaggtgagAGTGGCACCTCTGACCTGAGAGTGCCATTGAGTGCCGGGGCGCGAGGTGTTTATTAAGGTGTCTCTCACTCAACTGATGCACTCGTTCCTCAAGGCTTTACGATCTGTTTTATGACTCCTGCTCTCATAAACCTTGGTGTCACTGATggggtatactctctctctctctctctctctctctctgtctgtctctctctctctctctctctctctctgtctgtctgtctctctctctctctctctctctctctctctctctctctctctctctctctctctctctctctctctctctctctctctctctctctctctctctcaacattcTGTCTGTTCTCTGGCTGTTTAGGATTTTATGGGTTTGCTGTTCTCTTATTCACGTTACCAACTCAAAGCATTTTTTTCCTTTGAACCCTCATTCTagctcattcacacacacacacacacacacacgtgggtggggggtggggggcctggtagcctggtggatagcgcgcaggactcgtaattctgtggcgcgggttcaattcccgcacgaggcagaaacaaatggacaaagtttctttcaccctgaatgcccctgttacctagcagtaaataggtacctggaagttagtcagctgtcacgggctgcttcctggaggggaggggggggggtgtggagagagaaaaaaaagtagtaaacagttgattgacagttgagaggcgggccgaaagagcaaagctcaacctctgcaaacacaactagctgaatacacacacacacacacacacacacacacacacacacacagacacacacacacagacacacacacacagaaggaggaggaggtggtgtagctttgctgataagaaaaggttggagttttgaagagatggttaatcagaactgtgaagggttcagtgactacatatcaggcaccatagcaactggaggacagaaaattataataatagtcatatataaccccccaccgaacgacagaagacccagacaggaatatgatagaaacaacttggccaccatcaatataatagagagagaagcttctgtggctagcaggaacagatccaggctactaatcatgagagacttcaaccatgggaagatagattgggggaacagagacccacatggaggaccagacacatggagagctaagctgctggacgtggcaacaagaaactttctaagtcaacacgtcaagggaccgacaagaatgagaggagaggatgaaccagccttgcttgatctgatatttaccctaaatgagtcggatataagggaagttaagttggaagcccccttgggaatgagtgatcatagtgtattaagttttgagtacctggttgagctaagaATTATCtcacccaaaaaagaactgggaaacaaagggctggcgtaccgaaagggaaactatgaggagatgaataaattcctatgggatatacattgggacacagaactcggaaccaagtccgtacaagacatgatggactatgtcacccaaaaatgtcaggaggctgtaagcaggttcgtcccggcccgacaggaaaaaacagagaagcaaaggaagaatccgtggtttactagggaatgtatgaaagcaaaggagctgaacaaaagggcatggaggaacttccgtaataacagaacaccagaaagtagagagagataccagagaaccaggaacgagtatgttagtgtgagaagagcagctgagaaaaggtattctGCTTACAGAAGAcgtgaagacagaagagctaggggagacatgatcaccacatacaaaattctcaggggaattgacagggtagacaaggatggattatttaacacgggtggcacacgaacaaggggacacaggtggagactaagtacccaaatgtgccacagagacattagaaagaactttttcagtgtcagagtagttaacagatggaatgcattaggcagtgatgtggtggaggctgactccatacacagtttcaagtgtagatatgatagagcccagtaggctcaggaacctgtacaccagttgattgacagttgagaggcgggaccaaagagccaaagctcaacccccgcaagcacaactagatgagtacaagcaAACACTCTCAATTGAAGCTGTTATAATAACCAAGTTTAACCACTTGGCCATTTAAGTAACATTCACCATTTTTCActgtattaaataataaataacgtaACCTGCATGTATTCTATACACCATTATCTACACGTCTGGATCTATCTATTAATGGATAAATTTTCTTTCTCTTATAGATAGAAGGTGAGTGAAGAGGTCTCGGCCAGTATATTGATTCCTCTCTTCTGTGACCCAAGGTAACTTTAtttaactttaattttaactaacTTTAATTACTTATaactatttaatttaattttaatttaatataaCTTTAACTTTAATTTTATAACTATTTTCGCtataatattattatactatAATGAAAGTTATAATAATGAAAGTCTAAGGAGCAAATCTATCCATATAAAATGCAACACGAAATAATGACTATAAATACAATGAGTTTatgttcaggaaagacctgggtaaatactggtttagtaaCATTGTTGTTATATGGAACTAGTTACCGGGTAACATATGATAAACGTGGGATCActgggttgtttcaagcgtaggttagacatataaatACATGGGCTTGGGTGGAtgtgaataggagctgcctcgtatggaccaatagtcctaagttttatgtatatatatatatatatatatatatatatatatatatatatatatatatatatatatatatatatatagttcttatctccttatgttcttatgttacttATTTGTTTAACTTAGTAACaatgttatattttatttttaggaGAACAATAGTAAATTTTGGTTAGTAATTGTGAGTGGAGTGGCTTAACAACTATTAGGGTTGTTAGTGTGTGTTTGGGTTGGTTTAGGGTTGTTAGTGTGTGTTTGGGTTGGTTTAGGGTTGTTAGTGTGTGTTTGGGATGGTTTAGGGTTGTTAGTGTGTGTTTGGGATGGTTTAGGGTTGTTAGTGTGTGTTTGGGTTGGTTTAGGGTTGTTAGTGTGTGTTTGGGATGGTttagggttgttggtgtgtgtttgggaTGGTTTAgggttgtgttagtgtgtgtttgGGATGGTTTAGGGTTGTTAGTGTGTGTTTGGGATGGTTTAgggttgtgttagtgtgtgtttgGGTTGGTTTAGGGTTGTTAGTGTGTGTTTGGGATGGTTTAGGGTTGTTAGTGTGTGTTTGGGATGGTTTAGGGTTGTTAGTGTGTGTTTGGGTTGGTTTAGGGTTGTTAGTGTGTGTTTGGGATGGTTTAGGGTTGTGTTAGTGTATGTTTGGGTTGGTTTAgggttgtgttagtgtgtgtttgtCACGTGAGAACTGGAACTATGTACGTGGCTCCCTGCCTGTTATCCCTGACTATCACCCTAATGCCCACGAGACTATAATCGACTCACAGCTGGGAATCCCGGGcgaaacagaaatggttgggtacgtttcctttcacctaatgccgctgttcacctagaagtcaaTAGGTAccccgggagttagtcaactgttgtgggattGCCTCCTGAGAGAGGGTCAGTGGTTTGACCTTAAGGGGGCCTCGATATactcaggctgcctgtccccgtcaAAATGAGGGGACACCAcgaaccaccacaatcaccacaaaccaccacaatcaccacaatcCAACCAGCGCGGGCCACATTAATCACTCGTCCCAATAACGATTCTCCCGTATTTTTCTAAACAAACTTCACCTCAAAATTTGACTTGGGGAAAACTTGTTTCTGCTTAATTTAGCATAAGAGGTCACGCTGAACCTGGAATTTATTGGTAGCGTAACTGCGCATGCGCCCAGGGCCTCGCTCCCGGATGTGACGTCACGGCGTGGCGGGGTAAGGGTGCACATCTTTTCATTTGTCTTGGATATAATAAGGGTGAGCATCTTTGGCATTATTCTCCAGACACAATCATCTTTATTTGGAAAAATTTAATGTTTCACTTTCTTCTCTTGAACATTTCTCGTATTTCTCAATTGTATATTTTTAAGTATTCAgtcgtttgatgtatggattgatCTGTGGATTGATCTGGGGATTGATCTGGGGATTGATCTGGGGATTGATCTGTGGACTGTTCTGTGGATTGATCTGGGGATTGATCTGTGGATTGATGTGTAGATTGATCTGGGGATAGATCTGTGGATTGATCTGGGGATTGATCTGTGGAGTGATCTATGGATTGATCTGGGATTGATCTGGGGCTTGATCTGGGGATTGATCTGTggattgatttgaggatttatctgTGGTTTGATCTCGGAATTGATCGGGTTTGATCTGGAGATTGATTTGAGGATTGATCTGTGGTTTGATCTGGGGATTGATCTGTGGATTGATCTGTAGATTGATCTGGGGATTGATCTGGGGATTGATCTGGGGACTGATCTGTGGATTGATCTGTAGATTGATCTGGGGATTGATCTGTGGGTTAATCTGGGGATTGATCTGTGGATTGATCTGGGGATTGATCTGTGGATTGATCTGTTGATCTGTTGATTGATCTGTGGATTGATGTATGGGTTGAGCAAGCAGTGTTGGAAGAACGACACGTACCGAAAAAGGTTCTAAATTTTGTTATTTAAGATTTACTActggaaacaaaaagttccaagtagcacgggctatggtgatcccgtagtggaggtTCTTCAAATCATGGCACGTGTCGTTCAGGGCACAACATGTTCCACGACGACATCTACACAACAACGACGACATTAAACTCCGTGTCGATCTCTAAATTAAAATCACATAACACCAAACTGCTGGCCAACTGGTACTAATTACGGACTCCCCGTGGAGTGCCGCGGGAATGACCTGTTATTATTTAACAATGTGGTAGTTAGCTGGTCGTATGACTAGCACGTGGATCACCTAAGACTATGACAGAGTGGTGTTTGGTAATGAATATCGATAATCAC contains:
- the LOC138372194 gene encoding 300 kDa antigen AG231-like, encoding MPGSSLSSWTTPFRRLIAFQRKRKVTNADHNRHDLTNNINENTQESATVQESATVQESATVQESATVQESATVLESATVQESTPVLESATVQESATVQESATVQDSATVQESATVLESTTVQESATVQESATVLESATVLESATVQESATVQESTTVLESATVQESATVQESATVLESTTVLESATVQESATVQESATVQESATVQESATVQESATVLESATVQESATVQESATVQESATVQESTPVLESATVQESATVQESATVLESATVQESATVQESATVQESATVQECNSARECNSARECNSARECNSARECNSARECNSARECNSARECNSARECNSAREYTSARECNSARECNSAREYNSAREYNSARECNSARECNSARECNSARECNSARECNSARECNSARECNSAREYNSALECNSARVQQCTREYTGH